In Novipirellula galeiformis, one DNA window encodes the following:
- a CDS encoding J domain-containing protein, whose translation MSSREFVDHYEVLEVSPNASFATVERVFRYLAKKHHPDLTADSDPNLFTKLVEAFETLRDPHSRAAYDRSYEREKQAQAQLVGSANAAGDDCIERYKLLSVMYAQRKRNFKKPGIGLGTLENMVPFPPETVAFHLWYFREKGWIGREESGQLSISAAGVDQIESMNQAAVTSHLRLEHSPERISVMQSA comes from the coding sequence ATGTCGTCGAGAGAGTTTGTCGACCATTACGAAGTGTTGGAAGTCAGCCCCAATGCCAGTTTCGCAACCGTCGAGCGTGTCTTTCGCTACTTAGCGAAAAAGCATCACCCCGACCTTACCGCGGACAGCGACCCGAATCTTTTCACCAAGCTTGTCGAAGCCTTTGAAACGCTGCGGGATCCTCATTCACGTGCCGCCTACGATCGCTCGTATGAACGAGAGAAGCAAGCACAAGCCCAGCTCGTTGGCAGTGCGAATGCTGCGGGCGACGATTGCATCGAGCGTTACAAGTTATTGTCGGTGATGTACGCCCAACGCAAACGAAATTTCAAGAAACCAGGCATCGGTTTGGGTACCTTGGAAAACATGGTTCCATTTCCACCGGAAACGGTTGCCTTCCACCTTTGGTACTTTCGCGAAAAAGGCTGGATTGGTCGGGAAGAGAGCGGCCAGCTTTCGATCTCGGCAGCAGGGGTTGATCAAATTGAATCGATGAACCAAGCCGCCGTGACTTCACATTTGCGTTTGGAGCATAGCCCCGAACGCATTTCGGTCATGCAATCAGCGTGA
- a CDS encoding LptF/LptG family permease, which translates to MIPLFPSRLTRYILIEILKIFIVALIALTLMILMIGVGRELLRRGLGVVAIVQLLPFIVPISLQFAFPATALFSVCCVYGRMAADGEVSTVKASGISPLKLLQPALIFAALLSPVAVGVSDLAVSWGRPGMNRVVLMSVEDIAYRVLRAQHSFTSDHGFSIHVRDVEGQTLVHPTVTVHNHGSEGPMKLTAREGRLQLDAETYNLILHVTDSQVESGNGIQGIVPGETEFKIPLAAAMMEKGSDELSPSWLSLGVIRSERLQQDARTHAAAGQLAAHVGFSILTSRPEEIAGGMGMHIESLVRNSHHRLTRLHVEPWRRWAEGFTCFFFVFVGAPLAMIARTSDYWTTFGICFLPILLVYYPLFIFGLEQAKDATIPPYGVWIGNAVLAMIGTALIARVRRY; encoded by the coding sequence TTGATTCCACTATTTCCCAGCCGACTGACACGCTACATCCTGATTGAGATCTTGAAGATCTTTATCGTGGCGTTGATCGCATTGACGCTGATGATCTTGATGATCGGCGTTGGACGCGAGTTGTTGCGGCGTGGATTAGGGGTGGTTGCGATCGTTCAATTGCTGCCGTTCATCGTCCCGATCTCGTTGCAATTCGCGTTTCCTGCGACGGCCCTGTTTTCGGTTTGCTGTGTCTACGGGCGAATGGCGGCCGACGGTGAGGTTTCGACGGTAAAGGCCTCTGGGATTTCACCACTAAAATTGTTACAGCCCGCGCTGATTTTTGCGGCCTTGTTAAGTCCGGTGGCGGTGGGCGTTTCGGATCTCGCGGTGTCCTGGGGACGACCGGGGATGAACCGGGTCGTATTGATGTCGGTCGAGGACATTGCCTACCGCGTCTTGCGGGCTCAGCATTCGTTCACGTCGGATCATGGTTTTTCGATTCACGTTCGTGATGTCGAGGGGCAAACGTTAGTGCATCCGACCGTCACGGTTCACAACCATGGCAGCGAAGGTCCGATGAAATTGACGGCTCGCGAAGGTCGACTTCAACTCGACGCGGAAACGTACAACCTGATTTTGCATGTGACCGATAGTCAAGTGGAATCGGGGAACGGCATCCAAGGCATCGTTCCGGGGGAGACCGAGTTTAAAATCCCCTTAGCGGCGGCGATGATGGAAAAGGGCTCTGACGAACTATCGCCGAGTTGGTTGTCACTCGGCGTCATCCGCAGTGAGCGACTGCAACAAGACGCAAGGACGCATGCGGCTGCGGGCCAGTTGGCCGCTCACGTTGGCTTTTCCATTCTGACCTCGCGGCCCGAAGAAATTGCTGGGGGCATGGGCATGCACATCGAAAGCTTAGTGCGAAACAGCCACCATCGGTTGACACGACTTCACGTAGAACCTTGGCGTCGTTGGGCCGAGGGTTTCACTTGCTTCTTTTTCGTCTTCGTCGGTGCACCGCTGGCGATGATTGCGCGCACAAGCGATTACTGGACCACGTTCGGAATCTGTTTCTTGCCGATCCTGTTGGTTTACTACCCCTTGTTCATCTTTGGGCTCGAACAAGCCAAGGATGCGACGATTCCACCCTACGGCGTCTGGATTGGCAACGCGGTCTTAGCCATGATTGGGACGGCATTGATTGCCCGTGTCCGCCGCTACTAA